One region of Centropristis striata isolate RG_2023a ecotype Rhode Island chromosome 3, C.striata_1.0, whole genome shotgun sequence genomic DNA includes:
- the mst1rb gene encoding macrophage-stimulating protein receptor: MVHWTAQLGTCVCVQTLLAFALANCPSLAPSPVNFSVVYTMPFFQARGPIQNIVNNTLYQEVYVASQNVIEAVNRSLEKVWELRTGPVGSPECQICNLCNIDKDPNFLEDTNNQVLLLDTFYMSLYSCGSSQYGVCYCHQLNSNGEPPSPSKCLFRKDSNSAAYCPDCLASPLGTKVTMVEEGQTVYFFVATTVNDSVTQRYGRKSLSVRRPLATEDGFYNDVRGLTVLPGLRRTYHIEYVYSFFTQEFVYFLSVQRESPDQDSSPFQTRLGRLPRNEWEMKRYREVILECRFEPKRRRRNVASEPYKDVVYNVVQAAHFGKAGRELAEELGAEEEDDILYGVFAVTDDNGVTEHDSALCAFPMDNVNKAIVDGVDDCCESGPEQLSRGLCHFQPCESCPHESMENNATCRDHPTMVSKPYYRVDLFNRQMTDVLLTSLLVTTIENKTVAHIGTSTGRLLQLVLTRSSPIIFANYSLVENQRISSIAAVYSSEYLLFVVGDEMIQVPQRGPGCQHFLTCAMCLTAPKFMGCGWCSGVCSWESECHSRWRNESCPPGITGFSPRTAPPDGQTELTVCGWEFQSPLKPAITSRTHQVRLGQTACTVLSAKSNNTHLVCKIRSGATELSKAVNITVEVHEGKVEGRYSIDGKAEMPGFTFVIPNITEIQPNYGPRVGGTLITVTGPYLDAGKTRKVTLNDMPCPIKRVTKPRGNVSSIICLSQPISEVRDVPLSVFIDKSPVLTTKVFYYKENPMITAVLPDCSFDRGSKIVIGGENLDSVYRTIIRFKPNESHLKPVTRECIGKSLPTRMECISPVFPRDETEEGELSFDMDGALGLWNNKFSYHPYGEPIPFETEGHVLNLYPGFDEVSLHHQKLNLVSSCMTIIMTVAGVDCDAKVLDNEITCRIPKNMTIPSEGLPVKISINGQVHNVGKVMRVSNHYMVGIVLGILAALVAGAVLAFVVMKHLRKKKKASMVESRLAHSASRSGTNNVELSPVGDYRRVISLSPPTPLVGRVVFPSLSYATGSIDPTLTPLMPPEKISISSFRPELLEEVKDVLIPAEMLIVQHHRIIGKGHFGTVYHGYFTDQNSREIHCAVKSLNRITDVEEVEQFLKEGIIMKGFHHSNVLSLLGIFLPQEGLPLVVLPYMKHGDLRHFIRCEKRNPTVKDLIGFGLQVAKGMEYLAQKKFVHRDLAARNCMLDESYTVKVADFGMARDVFDKEYYSVQDHRKAKLPVKWMAIESLQTQKFTSKSDVWSFGVLMWEMLTRGASPYPEVDPYDITHYLLKGRRLPQPQYCPDPLYSIMLQCWDPDPELRPSFATLVSAVSTILSGLEGEHYISLNVTYVNLDQPRPYPALTESADEYDSTDVEDSGSLSS; encoded by the exons ATGGTCCACTGGACAGCACAGTTGGGGACATGTGTCTGTGTCCAGACCCTGCTGGCCTTTGCCTTGGCAAACTGTCCCTCACTTGCCCCCAGCCCTGTCAATTTCTCTGTGGTTTACACTATGCCCTTCTTCCAGGCCAGGGGCCCCATCCAGAACATAGTCAACAACACGCTTTACCAGGAGGTTTATGTTGCCTCTCAGAATGTGATCGAAGCTGTGAACAGAAGCTTAGAGAAGGTGTGGGAGCTCCGCACTGGACCAGTGGGAAGCCCAGAGTGTCAAATATGCAATTTGTGCAACATTGACAAGGATCCCAATTTCCTGGAAGACACAAACAATCAGGTCCTACTGTTGGATACGTTCTATATGTCTTTATACTCTTGTGGAAGTTCTCAGTATGGTGTATGCTATTGCCACCAACTCAACTCAAATGGAGAGCCACCCTCTCCTTCTAAGTGTTTGTTCAGAAAGGATTCGAATTCTGCTGCTTACTGTCCAGACTGCTTGGCTAGCCCTCTTGGTACCAAAGTCACAATGGTCGAAGAGGGTCAGACCGTCTacttttttgttgccaccactgTCAATGACAGTGTGACCCAGCGTTATGGAAGGAAGTCATTATCAGTGCGTCGACCACTGGCCACAGAAGATGGTTTCTACAATGATGTGCGTGGCCTGACTGTCCTTCCGGGCTTGCGGAGGACATACCATATTGAATATGTGTACAGCTTTTTCACTCAGGAATTTGTCTACTTTCTCTCAGTTCAGAGAGAGAGCCCGGATCAGGATTCTTCTCCATTTCAGACTCGCCTGGGCCGTCTCCCACGGAATGAATGGGAGATGAAAAGGTATCGTGAGGTGATCCTGGAGTGTCGGTTTGAACCAaaacggaggaggaggaacgtAGCCAGTGAGCCTTATAAGGATGTGGTGTACAACGTGGTCCAGGCAGCCCACTTTGGCAAGGCAGGCAGGGAGCTGGCAGAGGAGTTAGGAGCGGAAGAGGAGGATGACATCCTCTATGGGGTCTTTGCTGTTACTGATGACAACGGGGTCACGGAGCATGACTCTGCTCTGTGTGCTTTCCCTATGGACAATGTGAACAAAGCAATTGTAGATGGTGTGGATGACTGCTGTGAGTCTGGACCAGAGCAGCTCTCCAGAGGGCTCTGCCACTTCCAGCCCTGTGAGAGCTGTCCACATGAG AGCATGGAGAACAATGCCACATGCAGAGACCATCCAACTATGGTGTCAAAGCCCTACTACAGAGTAGACCTCTTCAACAGGCAGATGACAGACGTCCTTCTCACATCTTTGCTCGTCACAACAATAGAGAACAAGACTGTAGCCCATATTGGCACCTCTACTGGCCGTCTGCTGCAG CTTGTATTGACAAGATCCAGCCCGATTATCTTTGCCAATTATTCTTTGGTAGAAAACCAGAGGATCTCGTCCATTGCTGCTGTTTACTCATCAGAGTATCTTCTCTTTGTGGTTGGAGACGAG ATGATTCAGGTGCCCCAGAGGGGACCGGGCTGTCAACACTTCCTGACCTGTGCCATGTGCCTGACAGCCCCGAAATTCATGGGCTGTGGCTGGTGCTCTGGCGTGTGCTCCTGGGAAAGTGAGTGTCACAGTCGCTGGAGGAACGAGTCCTGCCCACCAGGAATCACTGGG TTCTCTCCACGGACTGCTCCTCCTGATGGTCAAACAGAGCTGACAGTGTGCGGATGGGAGTTCCAGTCCCCCTTAAAACCTGCCATCACCTCCAGAACCCATCAGGTCCGACTGGGACAGACTGCTTGCACTGTGCTATCAGCCAAAAGCAACAACACACA CTTGGTGTGTAAGATTCGCTCTGGGGCCACTGAGCTGTCCAAAGCAGTAAACATTACAGTGGAGGTGCATGAGGGCAAGGTGGAGGGACGCTACTCTATTGACGGGAAGGCAGAAATGCCAGGATTCACATTTGTG ATTCCCAACATCACAGAAATCCAGCCCAACTATGGTCCTCGTGTTGGGGGCACACTGATCACAGTGACTGGACCTTACTTGGATGCTGGGAAGACCAGGAAAGTGACTCTCAATGACATGCCCTGTCCGATAAAGAG AGTCACAAAGCCCAGAGGCAATGTGTCCTCCATTATCTGTTTGTCCCAGCCCATCTCAGAGGTGAGGGATGTCCCTCTGAGTGTTTTCATCGACAAATCTCCTGTGCTCACCACAAAGGTGTTTTACTACAAGGAAAACCCGATGATAACAGCTGTGCTGCCTGACTGTAGCTTTGACAG GGGCTCTAAGATCGTCATTGGTGGGGAGAACCTGGATTCCGTTTACCGCACCATCATCCGATTTAAACCCAATGAGAGCCACTTAAAACCTGTGACAAGG GAGTGTATAGGCAAGTCCTTGCCCACAAGGATGGAGTGTATCTCTCCGGTGTTCCCCAGGGATGAGACAGAGGAAGGAGAGCTTTCTTTTGACATGGATGGAGCTTTGGGACTTTGGAACAACAAGTTCTCCTACCATCCATATGGCGAGCCCATCCCTTTTGAAACAGAGGGACACGTGCTGAATTTGTACCCTGGCTTTGACGAAGTGTCACTTCAT CATCAGAAGCTGAATCTGGTGAGCTCTTGTATGACCATCATTATGACAGTGGCAGGCGTCGATTGTGATGCCAAAGTTCTGGACAATGAGATCACCTGCAGGATCCCCAAGAACATGACCATCCCCAGTGAGGGACTGCCAGTGAAG ATCTCTATCAACGGGCAGGTCCACAACGTTGGTAAGGTGATGAGGGTCAGCAACCACTACATGGTGGGTATTGTTCTGGGGATCTTGGCGGCTCTGGTTGCCGGCGCGGTGCTGGCCTTCGTGGTTATGAAACACTTacggaagaagaagaaag CCTCCATGGTAGAGAGCCGTTTGGCCCACAGTGCTAGTCGCTCTGGTACAAATAATGTGGAGCTGTCGCCTGTTGGGGACTACAGGAGAG TCATATCCCTGAGTCCTCCTACCCCGCTGGTGGGGCGGGTGGTGTTCCCCAGCCTGAGCTACGCTACAGGCAGTATAGATCCTACTCTCACTCCCCTCATGCCTCCAGAAAAGATCTCCATTTCCAGTTTTAGGCCAGAGTTGCTAGAGGAGGTGAAGGATGTTCTTATTCCCGCTGAGATGCTTATTGTGCAGCACCACAGGATCATAGGGAAGG GTCATTTTGGCACTGTCTATCATGGATACTTCACAGACCAGAACAGTAGAGAAATCCACTGTGCTGTCAAGTCTTTGAATA gaATAACAGATGTCGAGGAGGTGGAGCAGTTTCTGAAGGAAGGTATCATAATGAAGGGTTTCCACCACAGTAATGTGCTGTCCTTGCTGGGCATCTTCCTGCCACAGGAAGGGCTCCCTCTAGTGGTGCTGCCGTACATGAAACATGGGGACCTGCGGCACTTCATACGCTGCGAGAAGAGG AACCCTACTGTAAAGGATCTGATTGGCTTCGGGCTGCAGGTTGCCAAGGGGATGGAATATTTGGCTCAGAAGAAGTTTGTGCACAGAGATCTTGCAGCACGCAACTGCAT GCTGGACGAGTCATATACAGTGAAGGTGGCAGACTTTGGCATGGCCAGAGATGTCTTTGATAAGGAGTATTACAGTGTTCAGGATCACAGGAAGGCTAAGCTGCCCGTCAAATGGATGGCCATCGAGAGTCTGCAGACACAGAAATTCACTTCCAAGTCTGATGTG TGGTCTTTCGGTGTGCTGATGTGGGAGATGCTGACCAGAGGAGCGAGCCCGTACCCAGAGGTGGACccttatgacataacacattacTTACTAAAGGGCAGGAGGCTTCCCCAGCCTCAATACTGCCCCGACCCTTT